Proteins from a single region of Apium graveolens cultivar Ventura chromosome 7, ASM990537v1, whole genome shotgun sequence:
- the LOC141673860 gene encoding uncharacterized protein LOC141673860, translating to MASMIQPQIPKLTATNYGNWSIQMKVLLGSYDNWDIVENGYDEPTDTAAETALSNAEKMILKETRKKDKKALYTIIQGVDESTFEKISNAKTAKDAWEILQKSFQGVEKVKKVRLQVLRGEFENLKMKSSENIGEFVTRLKTVTNEMKRNGENLDDVLVMEKLLRSLTRKFDYVITSIKESKDLSTISIDELVGSLQAHEQRMNQYDDVSHLEKALQSKVSIGDSSGSSRGGFRGGYRGGRGRGRGRKSFNRCQNSEGYQPSGRGQNFRGRGRGGYQQRGDKSQYQCYNCNKYGHFSYECRSPKVEERSHFAAAKEDKDVGTAMFLTYKADEESKKNVWYLDLGANNHMTGHKELFTEIDDTISGEVTFGDSSKIPVKEKGTVTIMSKKGEKKYI from the coding sequence ATGGCGAGCATGATACAACCGCAAATTCCAAAGTTGACGGCGACAAATTACGGGAACTGGAGCATACAAATGAAGGTGTTACTCGGTTCCTACGACAATTGGGATATTGTTGAAAACGGGTATGACGAGCCCACAGATACAGCCGCCGAAACAGCCCTTTCAAATGCGGAGAAGATGATTTTGAAAGAGACCCGGAAAAAAGATAAAAAAGCGTTATATACAATTATTCAAGGAGTTGACGAATCAACCTTTGAAAAAATTTCAAATGCAAAAACGGCGAAGGACGCGTGGGAGATTCTGCAGAAATCATTCCAGGGTGTCGAGAAAGTCAAAAAGGTTCGGCTCCAAGTGCTACGTGGGGAGTTCGAAAATTTGAAGATGAAGAGTTCcgaaaatattggtgaatttgttacgCGTTTGAAAACGGTGACAAATGAGATGAAAAGAAACGGGGAAAATCTCGATGATGTTCTGGTCATGGAAAAGTTGCTCCGTTCATTAACAAGAAAATTTGATTATGTTATTACTTCTATCAAAGAGTCAAAAGACTTGTCCACAATTTCCATTGATGAGTTGGTTGGTTCACTTCAAGCCCACGAGCAGCGaatgaaccagtatgatgatgTAAGCCATTTAGAAAAGGCGTTGCAAAGTAAGGTGTCCATTGGTGACAGTTCTGGCAGTAGCAGAGGTGGTTTTAGAGGTGGCTACCGTGGTGGACGAGGACGAGGACGAGGAAGGAAGTCCTTCAATAGATGCCAGAATTCTGAAGGGTATCAGCCATCTGGTCGTGGTCAAAATTTCAGAGGCCGAGGACGAGGCGGATATCAACAACGAGGTGATAAGTCTCAATATCAGTGTTATAACTGTAATAAATATGGCCATTTCAGTTACGAGTGTAGATCACCAAaggtggaagaaagaagtcattttgcagcagcaaaagaagacaaagatgtTGGCACTGCTATGTTCCTCACTTACAAAGCAGACGAGGAAAGTAagaagaatgtttggtatcttgactTAGGGGCCAATAATCACATGACTGGTCACAAGGAATTATTCACGGAGATAGACGACACCATCAGCGGAGAAGTTACTTTTGGTGACTCGTCAAAGATTCCGGTGAAAGAAAAAGGTACCGTCACAATCATGTCAAAGAAAGGtgaaaagaaatatatataa
- the LOC141673861 gene encoding protein JINGUBANG-like — MEITEEPAIMKVPTLAIPENHHIMNLVRSISLKNHSNSSESISFAPPCYSSHCSPRRLFDDEQHWTPLVPPPKHENSLAAVTYKCMSSVLTQGQILCIAVLNGAMAYTGSESNVIRIWKLPEFTEVGQLKSKEKMVVAIQVSNDRVFAAYSDCKVRVWSRKSCGEVTKHVRLATIPKTASYVQSYMFRKDKMMKHLAPISSIDISLSDDIIYTASLDKTVKVWRVSDLKCIETIKAHSAPVNAIVVDDTGVVYTASDDASVKVWHRNFGSDASCPHALIVTLQSKSSPVKTLTLNTDAGILYGGCTDGCIHYWLKGWFSGQLQYGGMLQGHTHAVLCLTSFGKFVVSGSADSTIRIWVRQQDGEHNHVAVLKGHRGPIRSLVAFPGRGLEDSDEYGCVVCTGSMDGVIKLWRVRCSSKQGFNGIGLDKFIKVYTQVLLNE; from the exons ATGGAAATCACCGAGGAGCCTGCAATTATGAAAGTTCCAACTTTAGCAATTCCAGAAAATCATCATATTATGAATTTAGTAAGAAGCATTTCTCTTAAAAACCACTCAAATTCATCCGAGAGCATATCATTCGCACCACCCTGTTATTCCTCACATTGTTCTCCACGGAGATTGTTCGATGATGAGCAACACTGGACTCCCCTTGTTCCACCCCCAAAACACGAAAACTCGCTCGCTGCAGTCACTTACAAATGCATGTCTTCCGTCCTTACACAGGGTCAGATCTTGTGCATTGCGGTGTTGAATGGTGCTATGGCATACACAGGGTCGGAGAGCAATGTGATCCGAATCTGGAAGCTTCCGGAGTTTACTGAAGTTGGTCAGTTAAAAAGCAAAGAAAAGATGGTTGTAGCTATTCAAGTTTCCAATGACAGGGTTTTTGCAGCCTATTCCGATTGCAAGGTTCGGGTTTGGAGTCGTAAAAGTTGCGGAGAAGTCACGAAACACGTTAGATTAGCAACTATTCCAAAAACAGCAAGTTATGTTCAGAGCTACATGTTCAGAAAAGATAAAATG ATGAAACACCTGGCTCCAATATCATCAATCGATATCAGTCTTTCAGATGACATAATTTACACTGCTTCGCTTGATAAAACTGTCAAAGTATGGAGAGTCTCGGATCTTAAATGCATTGAGACCATCAAAGCTCATTCAGCTCCCGTAAATGCCATAGTCGTAGATGACACTGGTGTCGTATACACCGCATCAGATGATGCCAGCGTGAAAGTCTGGCACCGCAATTTTGGTAGTGACGCCTCATGTCCCCACGCTCTCATTGTGACATTACAATCAAAATCGTCACCCGTAAAGACCCTGACCCTGAATACTGATGCCGGGATTTTGTACGGGGGATGCACGGATGGGTGCATCCACTATTGGCTAAAGGGTTGGTTTTCAGGACAGTTGCAATATGGTGGGATGCTTCAGGGTCATACACATGCAGTTTTGTGCTTGACTAGTTTTGGTAAATTTGTGGTAAGCGGGTCAGCAGATTCTACGATTCGAATTTGGGTTAGGCAACAAGATGGGGAGCACAACCATGTTGCAGTTCTGAAGGGTCATAGGGGTCCTATCAGGAGCCTGGTGGCTTTTCCTGGTCGGGGTTTGGAGGATAGTGATGAATATGGTTGCGTTGTTTGCACCGGAAGTATGGATGGAGTTATTAAATTATGGCGGGTTAGGTGCTCTAGCAAACAGGGCTTTAATGGTATTGGGTTAGACAAGTTCATAAAAGTATATACCCAAGTGTTGCTGAATGAATGA